The genome window ATTTCTTATTTGCATATAAGAGATTTTCTTGATTACTTGGAATTTTTTCAGTGTATAGCCAATCAACTTTTATGTTAGAATTTGAAGTTAATTTATTATTTATATTTTTATATGGAACTCTTTCAGGAACAGGTAAAATGCCTCTAATTAAAATAAAAAATAGGATTGGTATTGCAATAATAACAATTGCTGAAGTAGCTTTTACCACAATAAGAAACCAAAACTTGTTTTTTGCAAATAAAAAAGAAATTTGATCAATTATTTTTCTAATCCATAGAGGTCCAATTCGGAAAAAATATCTTTCACTTTTAATTTCATAAATTAATACTTGACGTTCAAAAGCTCCTAAAGCAGTAGTCGGCATCCTTTTTTTAATTGCATTTAAACCAGGTAACTTGATTCCTCGAATTGCTAAAGCAAGTGCAAATCGCCCATAAAAGTACACTAATGAAAGTCTTAACACTTTAAGAGGTCGAAGAATTAAACGGATAAATTGTCTTTTAATTTTATACATTTTCATTGAACAATATTCTCCGCATAGAAAAAAGATTTATCTCCATTTTGTATTATTTCAACACCTCTGGTATATAAATATGAATTTAATTCTTTTAACATATTTTCTGCAATATTTTTATAATAATCAGTATTATTACTTGATATTAAAAGATTATTCTCTGCATTTTTATCTGTTCTTAAATACAGTGATAAAATTACTCCTTTCGAATCTGTTCTTGTGATAAGTCGGTATTTATCGTTTACCCAAGCCCGTTCTTTTACTCCTGGAATGGTTTGAGAATAAGCTGGCCTCAAGAAAAATTCAAAATTCATTCCCGCATCTATATCTAATAAAGCAGTAACACTTGGATAACTAATTCTTGGAAAACGTTCAGGAGTACTTAAACCAGAAGTAAACCAAATTCCTGTTTCCATATATGCAGCATTAGAAGGAAAATCGGATATTTTTTCATTTAAATCTAGTAATGGTTCTCCATCAATATAAGTACTATCTAAATTAACATTTATTCTTTTAGCTATAGTTGGAGCAATATCAATTGTTCTTACAATATTTTTTATCGGTAGATCAGAAATATTTGTTTGTGCATAACCATTTAAAAAAATCACCAATGGTGTTACGTTAGAGTGCTCTCCTGCAACTCCATCACCATGTCCCATACCTAAATTCCCGTCGTATAAATTTTCTCCATGATCACCAAAAATTAAAACAATAGAATGATTTAGCCATCCTTTTTCTTGTAATTGGTGGAACAATATTTTCAAAGAATGATCAATTGCATTTAAGCTTCCATCATATAAAGAAATTATTTGTTTTTTCTGCGGTTCTGATATTGAATTCACGGCTGTTAAACTTTTATTAATGCTTTGATCCGGCGTTTTTCTAAACAATAATTTCCCAAATTGATCTTTTTCTTGAAATTTAGCATACCAAGGCCCAGGAGCTGCATAGGGAAAATGCGCAGTAGAAAAAAAGGTAGTGAGAAATACAGGTCTAGAAATTGAAGAAAATATACTTAGACTTTTTGCCATAGCATTTCCAATAAGTCTTGGATCCGATATTTCTGGAGTTTCTAAAAGCGCTGGTAATAAACGATGTAAATTAGGTAAAGAAAGTGTTGCCTGAATTGGGCTAAAAGCAGAAATAATCCCATTTTCGACTAATGACTCTAAATTTGATGTAGGAGCGTTTGTTTCTAACGAACCAAAAGGATATCTTGGAAAAATATCTCCAGCAAAATCAGAAACAAAAATAGTTGAATAACCGCTATTTTTTGCAACTTCAAAAATAGTTTCCTTTTTATTTATTTTTACATTCCTTGGAGGAAACATTGAACGCACACCAGTTTTTGATGAATATGTTCCTGTAGCAATTTCTACCCAACTAGGAAATGTTCTAGGAATTCCAACTAACATAGGTTTAAAAAGTGCTGCTTCATCAATTTTACTTTTTAAAAATGGCATTACAGAAGAAAATTTGGGATCATTAAGTCTATCAAAACGTAAACTATCTATCGCAAAAATAAAAACATTTGGTCTAACTTGTTTAGTTTCATTTTTGGGCAGATTTATAGCGAAAGAAGAAGTTAAATTATATAAAAAAATGCTTCCAAAAATAAAAAATAAAATAAATGACATGCCTTGTATAGAAAAAACTTTGGATTCTAAATCTAATTCATTAACATAAATACTTGAACGAGCTTTTTTTACTTTTCTACTTTGTGATATTAAATATTTCATATGAATAATTAAATTAAAGAGAAAAGAAATACTTACAACATAAAAAGGCAACCATTCAACCAAGATTCTTCTTCTGGCATCATCTTTTAATGAAGAGATAAATTGAAAAAAACTTCTGACAAAATCAAAATTTTGAGTCACAAGCCAATTTTCAGTAACACCCGGATATAACGCACCCAAACGAATGATTACAGAAAAAAAGAAAATAAAACCAATAATTAATTTGAAAGTTTTATTAAAGGATGAGGTAACAAATTGAAGTCCAACGCATAATAATAATGATATAAGAAATATTTTTCCGAGGGAAACAAAAACTAAATTTGGTTGACTTTTAAAAATCATCAAAAATATGGATGAAGTATCTTCTCCTAAGTAAACAAAACCGGATGAAAATATTAAAGCAACAATAAAAAATGGGATGTAAAACATTAAACTTTCTAAAAAGTAACGAAGCCAAAAAGTTCTCCAAATTTTTACCGTCAACATCTTAACACCTTTTTCTTTTAAAATTGCCTAGCGTGATAAACTCCCAAAAGTATCCTTTAAATGGTACTTGCTAAATTAGGGTACACATTTGGAGAAATGCATGAAGTTACCTAAAATCTATGAGCATTTCAGGCAAGGTCAAATCTTTACAATTGAAGAAGCTCGCGAGAAGTTAAAAACTACTGGCAACACCCTACGTAAACGTCTCAGTGAATTGGCCGCAAGAGGGTATATTTTCTCAATTCGCCAAGGATTATATAGAGTCAGCAAGATAGGTGAAAGGCCTGGCATTGAAAAAAGCTCTCCATTTGCTGTAGCTGGAAAAATAACCCCTTATTCTTATGTAGGCTTTCACTCAGCCTTGCAACTTCATGCAAAAGAAATTCCTAAAGAGAATGATACTGTTTTTATTGTTAGCCCGACAAAGTTTAACTCT of Pigmentibacter sp. JX0631 contains these proteins:
- a CDS encoding sulfatase-like hydrolase/transferase, with protein sequence MLTVKIWRTFWLRYFLESLMFYIPFFIVALIFSSGFVYLGEDTSSIFLMIFKSQPNLVFVSLGKIFLISLLLCVGLQFVTSSFNKTFKLIIGFIFFFSVIIRLGALYPGVTENWLVTQNFDFVRSFFQFISSLKDDARRRILVEWLPFYVVSISFLFNLIIHMKYLISQSRKVKKARSSIYVNELDLESKVFSIQGMSFILFFIFGSIFLYNLTSSFAINLPKNETKQVRPNVFIFAIDSLRFDRLNDPKFSSVMPFLKSKIDEAALFKPMLVGIPRTFPSWVEIATGTYSSKTGVRSMFPPRNVKINKKETIFEVAKNSGYSTIFVSDFAGDIFPRYPFGSLETNAPTSNLESLVENGIISAFSPIQATLSLPNLHRLLPALLETPEISDPRLIGNAMAKSLSIFSSISRPVFLTTFFSTAHFPYAAPGPWYAKFQEKDQFGKLLFRKTPDQSINKSLTAVNSISEPQKKQIISLYDGSLNAIDHSLKILFHQLQEKGWLNHSIVLIFGDHGENLYDGNLGMGHGDGVAGEHSNVTPLVIFLNGYAQTNISDLPIKNIVRTIDIAPTIAKRINVNLDSTYIDGEPLLDLNEKISDFPSNAAYMETGIWFTSGLSTPERFPRISYPSVTALLDIDAGMNFEFFLRPAYSQTIPGVKERAWVNDKYRLITRTDSKGVILSLYLRTDKNAENNLLISSNNTDYYKNIAENMLKELNSYLYTRGVEIIQNGDKSFFYAENIVQ